GCCCCGCCATGGCGTACGAGGACGGCGACCCGGCGGCGTACCACATCGCCGGGTGGGAGGGCCCGTACGGCTTCGGCAGGATCTTGCGGGCGGGCAGGGACCAGTGGGTGCCCTGGAAGCCCTCGTACTCCTCCTGGAGCCACATCTTGGGGAACTCGGCGATGGTCTCTTCCCAGATCTCCTTGGTGTGGTTCATGTCGGTGATGCCCGGCAGGAACCCGAGGATCTCGTGGCTGCCCGCGCCCCGCCCGGACCCGAATTCGAAGCGCCCGCCCGAGAGGTGGTCGAGCATGGCGACCTTCTCGGCGACCTTGGCGGGGTGGTTGACCTGCGGCAGGGGGTTGAAGATCCCCGAGCCGAGGTGGATGCGCTCGGTCGCGTGCGCGAGGTAGCCGAGGAAGACGTCGTTGGCGGAGAGGTGCGAGTACTCGTCGAGGAAGTGGTGCTCGGAGGCCCAGGCGTATTTGAAGCCCGACGCGTCCGCCTGGATGACGTACTCGGTCTCCTCCATCAACGCGTGGTGCTCGGCCCCGGGGTCGGCCGCCGCACGGCTCGCCGGCACATATCCCTGCACAAAGATCCCGAATTCCACGGAGGTTCACCGTCCCTGTAATTCTGACGCATCGTCAGGTACGCAGACTCTGGCACCGGTGGCAGAGGGCGTCAAGACGGCCGGACGGGGCCCAGGGCGGGCTTTGGGGCGGGCTGGCGTCATGAGGGGAGCGGCACCCCCGCCAGCCATCCGCCGTCGATGACGACCGGCTGTCCGGTGAGGTAGGAGGAGTCGTCCGACGTCAGGAACAGCGCCGCCCGCGCCATCTCCTCCGGCCGCCCGAGCCGTCCCAGCGGCACCAGCTTGCGGAAGATCTCGTCCAG
The window above is part of the Streptomyces syringium genome. Proteins encoded here:
- a CDS encoding LLM class flavin-dependent oxidoreductase — translated: MEFGIFVQGYVPASRAAADPGAEHHALMEETEYVIQADASGFKYAWASEHHFLDEYSHLSANDVFLGYLAHATERIHLGSGIFNPLPQVNHPAKVAEKVAMLDHLSGGRFEFGSGRGAGSHEILGFLPGITDMNHTKEIWEETIAEFPKMWLQEEYEGFQGTHWSLPARKILPKPYGPSHPAMWYAAGSPSSYAMAGRKGLGVLGFSVQKVSDMEWVVESYKTAVEQAEAVGAFVNDNVMVTSTAICAETHAKAVEIAVSGGLNYLQSLLFRYHDTFPRPDGIPEWPELLPEYTEEIIELLIAEELMICGDPDEVFRQCKRWEQAGADQLSFGLPIGVPYEHTMETIRLIGEHVIPKIDTDPVHRTTRFRQAAGS